Proteins co-encoded in one Cytobacillus sp. NJ13 genomic window:
- the ylqF gene encoding ribosome biogenesis GTPase YlqF, producing MTIQWFPGHMAKARRQVTEKLKLVDIIFELVDARIPYSSRNPMIDEIIQHKPRLVLLNKADMADKEATKKWIRHFQDKGIRALAINSQAGLGMKEIVSASQGILQEKFDRMKAKGVKPRAIRAMIVGIPNAGKSTLINRLAKKNIARTGNTPGVTKAQQWIKVGKELELLDTPGILWPKFEDQEVGLKLALTGAIKDTILNLQDVAVYALRFLGDKYPDRLNERYQLDEIPEDIVEVFDKIGRLRGCLMGGGEIDYDKVTELVIREFRSEKLGPITLELPEEMAVRSEAE from the coding sequence TTGACGATCCAGTGGTTTCCAGGACATATGGCAAAAGCCCGCAGGCAGGTTACAGAAAAATTAAAACTGGTCGATATCATCTTTGAGCTCGTTGATGCAAGGATCCCTTATTCATCACGAAATCCGATGATCGATGAAATTATTCAGCACAAACCCCGGCTTGTTTTATTGAATAAAGCTGACATGGCTGATAAAGAAGCGACAAAAAAGTGGATCAGACATTTTCAAGATAAGGGCATAAGAGCTCTTGCGATAAACTCACAGGCGGGACTAGGCATGAAGGAAATCGTCTCCGCGTCTCAGGGGATTCTTCAGGAAAAGTTCGATCGAATGAAAGCGAAGGGTGTCAAGCCAAGAGCAATCCGGGCAATGATTGTAGGTATTCCAAACGCTGGAAAGTCCACCCTTATCAATCGCCTGGCCAAAAAGAATATTGCCAGGACAGGAAATACTCCCGGCGTTACGAAAGCTCAGCAATGGATAAAGGTAGGGAAAGAGCTGGAGCTTCTCGATACCCCTGGGATCCTATGGCCAAAATTTGAAGATCAGGAAGTAGGTCTTAAGCTTGCTCTGACTGGAGCAATTAAAGATACTATATTAAATCTTCAGGATGTTGCAGTATATGCCCTGCGCTTTCTCGGTGATAAATATCCAGATCGCCTGAATGAGCGATATCAGCTTGATGAAATCCCTGAAGATATTGTTGAAGTGTTTGATAAAATTGGCAGGCTGCGCGGCTGTCTGATGGGCGGCGGCGAAATTGATTATGATAAGGTAACAGAGCTGGTAATCAGAGAATTCCGTTCTGAAAAATTGGGGCCAATCACTTTGGAACTGCCTGAAGAGATGGCAGTTCGGAGTGAAGCTGAATAG
- the lepB gene encoding signal peptidase I, which produces MAKKKNELWEWTKALVIAVLLAAVIRYFLFAPIVVDGLSMMPTLHDQDRMIVNKFSYKIGEPERFDIIVFHAPENKDYIKRVIGLPGDKIEYKDDTLYVNGKAYEEPYLDEYKKQVIDGPLTEPFTLKEKIGQETVPEGHLFVMGDNRRFSKDSRHIGPVAMEEVLGDAGVIYWPIEDIRIVD; this is translated from the coding sequence ATGGCAAAAAAGAAAAATGAATTGTGGGAATGGACAAAAGCTCTTGTAATCGCAGTCCTGCTAGCGGCAGTCATCAGATATTTTTTATTTGCGCCGATTGTGGTTGACGGCTTGTCCATGATGCCAACATTGCATGATCAGGATCGAATGATTGTTAATAAGTTCAGTTATAAGATTGGAGAGCCGGAGCGCTTCGACATCATTGTTTTCCATGCACCGGAAAACAAAGATTACATCAAAAGGGTAATAGGTCTTCCTGGAGATAAGATTGAATATAAAGATGATACTCTTTATGTTAATGGAAAAGCTTATGAAGAGCCATACCTGGATGAATATAAGAAGCAGGTAATCGATGGTCCGCTGACAGAGCCGTTTACTTTAAAAGAAAAGATTGGACAGGAAACAGTGCCAGAAGGCCACTTATTTGTAATGGGTGACAACCGCCGCTTCAGCAAGGACAGCCGTCACATTGGCCCTGTTGCAATGGAAGAAGTACTGGGCGATGCCGGAGTAATATACTGGCCTATAGAGGACATTCGCATCGTTGATTGA
- the rplS gene encoding 50S ribosomal protein L19 yields the protein MQKLIEEITKEQLRTDLPSFRPGDTVRVHVSIVEGTRERVQVYEGVVIKRRGGGISETFTVRKISYGVGVERTFPVHTPKIAKLEVIRRGKVRRAKLYYLRNLRGKKARIKEIR from the coding sequence ATGCAAAAATTAATTGAAGAAATCACAAAAGAACAGCTTCGTACAGACCTTCCGTCTTTCCGTCCTGGTGATACTGTACGTGTACACGTAAGTATTGTTGAGGGAACTCGTGAGCGTGTTCAGGTATACGAAGGTGTTGTGATTAAGCGTCGTGGTGGTGGAATCAGCGAAACTTTCACAGTTCGTAAGATTTCTTACGGTGTAGGCGTTGAGCGTACATTCCCTGTACACACACCTAAGATTGCGAAGCTTGAAGTTATCCGCCGCGGTAAAGTCCGCCGTGCGAAACTTTACTACCTGCGTAACCTTCGCGGTAAAAAAGCTCGTATCAAAGAAATTCGATAA
- the trmD gene encoding tRNA (guanosine(37)-N1)-methyltransferase TrmD, with product MNIDVLTLFPEMFEGVFGHSILKKAAENEAVKYNVVNFREYADNKHKTVDDYPYGGGAGMVLKPQPIFDAVDDLRSKSGASPRVILLCPQGERFTQKKAEELAEMDHLIFVCGHYEGYDERIREHVVTDEISIGDFVLTGGELGAMVVIDSVVRLLPGVLGNEESHLKDSFSTGFLEHPHYTRPADFRGIKVPDILMSGNHRLVEEWRAKESLRRTYVRRPDLLEDAELTKDQQKWLEEIKKEDK from the coding sequence ATGAATATTGATGTGCTCACGCTGTTTCCTGAAATGTTTGAAGGAGTTTTTGGGCATTCCATTTTAAAAAAAGCGGCTGAAAATGAAGCAGTGAAATATAATGTGGTCAACTTTAGGGAGTATGCCGACAATAAGCACAAAACCGTAGATGATTATCCATATGGCGGAGGGGCGGGAATGGTTTTAAAACCGCAGCCCATATTTGATGCTGTAGATGATCTTCGCAGTAAAAGCGGGGCATCTCCGAGGGTTATTCTTCTGTGTCCTCAAGGAGAACGCTTTACACAGAAGAAAGCTGAAGAGCTTGCGGAAATGGATCACCTGATTTTTGTTTGCGGCCATTACGAGGGATATGATGAAAGAATACGGGAACATGTGGTAACCGATGAAATTTCAATTGGAGATTTTGTGCTGACTGGAGGAGAGCTCGGAGCCATGGTCGTAATCGATAGTGTTGTCCGATTGCTCCCTGGTGTGTTAGGCAACGAAGAATCACACCTGAAAGACTCTTTCAGCACAGGTTTTCTTGAACACCCTCATTATACCCGTCCAGCGGATTTCAGGGGAATTAAAGTGCCGGATATCCTCATGTCAGGGAATCATCGCCTTGTCGAAGAGTGGCGAGCCAAAGAATCCTTGAGAAGGACGTATGTAAGGCGTCCTGATCTTCTTGAGGATGCAGAATTAACAAAAGATCAGCAAAAATGGCTAGAAGAAATAAAAAAAGAAGATAAATAA
- the rimM gene encoding ribosome maturation factor RimM (Essential for efficient processing of 16S rRNA) translates to MQKWFNVGKIVNTHGIKGEARVISKTDFAEERYKPGNKLYLFMPDTKGDPIELIVKTHRTHKSFDLLTFEGYENINEIEKMKGGILKISEDQLGDLEEDEFYYHEIIGCTVETLDGAEVGKIKEILSPGANDVWVIKAKGGKEILIPYIEDVVKEVNVEDKLVKINAIEGLLS, encoded by the coding sequence ATGCAGAAATGGTTCAACGTAGGAAAAATCGTGAACACCCATGGCATAAAAGGGGAAGCAAGAGTCATTTCCAAAACAGACTTTGCAGAAGAAAGGTATAAGCCGGGAAATAAACTTTATTTGTTCATGCCTGACACAAAAGGTGATCCAATTGAACTGATAGTGAAAACTCACCGTACCCATAAATCATTCGATTTGCTTACATTTGAAGGATACGAAAATATTAATGAGATTGAAAAAATGAAGGGTGGCATCCTGAAAATTTCAGAAGATCAGTTAGGCGATCTTGAAGAAGATGAATTTTACTACCATGAAATCATAGGGTGTACTGTTGAAACGCTTGATGGAGCGGAAGTAGGTAAAATCAAGGAAATTCTTTCTCCTGGAGCAAATGATGTATGGGTAATCAAAGCAAAAGGCGGGAAGGAAATCCTGATCCCCTATATTGAAGATGTTGTTAAGGAAGTTAATGTGGAAGACAAACTTGTGAAAATTAATGCGATAGAAGGTTTGCTTTCATGA
- a CDS encoding YlqD family protein → MNIIQSVTVKQVLTENSKKELLEGYMAQKKQLQKESDQLRFELKKQEKTKKLHPASLKKHFEKEIQMRQEKVQLLDFQIEQLHMLPLGSELKEKEVQAIIEIQKGTRWEDIEKGKTIIIRDGIVDEIR, encoded by the coding sequence ATGAACATTATTCAATCGGTTACAGTTAAGCAGGTGCTGACAGAGAACAGCAAGAAAGAACTGCTGGAAGGCTATATGGCCCAAAAAAAGCAGCTGCAGAAAGAAAGTGATCAGCTGAGGTTTGAACTGAAAAAACAGGAAAAAACCAAAAAACTGCATCCGGCCAGTCTAAAAAAGCATTTTGAAAAGGAAATTCAAATGAGGCAGGAAAAAGTCCAGCTCCTCGATTTTCAAATAGAACAATTACATATGCTACCATTAGGAAGCGAATTAAAAGAAAAAGAAGTCCAGGCGATTATTGAGATTCAAAAGGGTACCCGCTGGGAAGACATAGAAAAAGGGAAAACCATCATCATAAGAGATGGAATTGTAGATGAAATACGCTAG
- a CDS encoding KH domain-containing protein has translation MKELIETIVKPLVDFPEDVQVNVQEEDQRVTYQLSVNKNDMGKVIGKQGRVAKAIRTVVYAAGSSEQKKIFLEIIE, from the coding sequence ATGAAAGAGCTTATCGAAACGATTGTTAAGCCCCTTGTTGATTTTCCGGAAGACGTTCAAGTGAATGTCCAAGAAGAGGATCAGCGCGTAACCTATCAGCTTTCCGTCAACAAGAATGACATGGGGAAAGTAATTGGGAAGCAAGGGCGCGTTGCGAAAGCAATACGGACCGTTGTCTATGCAGCAGGTTCATCAGAACAAAAGAAGATCTTTTTAGAGATCATCGAATAA
- the rpsP gene encoding 30S ribosomal protein S16 codes for MAVKIRLKRMGAHKNPFYRIVVADSRSPRDGRFIETVGTYNPVAQPAIVEINEELALKWLQTGAKPSDTVRNLFSKQGIMEKFHNAKNGK; via the coding sequence ATGGCAGTAAAAATTCGTTTAAAGCGTATGGGTGCTCACAAAAACCCTTTCTATCGTATCGTTGTAGCTGATTCTCGTTCTCCTCGTGACGGACGTTTCATTGAAACAGTAGGAACTTACAACCCGGTTGCTCAGCCAGCAATCGTTGAAATCAATGAAGAGTTGGCTCTTAAATGGCTTCAGACAGGCGCCAAGCCATCTGATACAGTACGCAACCTTTTCTCTAAGCAAGGCATTATGGAGAAATTCCATAACGCTAAAAACGGTAAGTAA
- the ffh gene encoding signal recognition particle protein encodes MAFEGLADRLQNTIQKIRGKGKINEADVKEMMREVRLALLEADVNFKVVKEFVKKVSERAVGQEVLKSLTPGQQVIKVVKEELTELMGGEQSKIAVSNRPPTVIMMVGLQGAGKTTTTGKLANLLRKKYNRNPMLVAADIYRPAAIKQLETLGKQLNMPVFSLGDQVSPVEIAKQAIAKAKEDHHDYVLIDTAGRLHVDEALMDELKQIKELSDPDEIFLVVDAMTGQDAVNVAQSFNDLLGLTGVVLTKLDGDTRGGAALSIRSVTNTPIKFVGLGEKLDALEAFHPERMASRILGMGDVLSLIEKAQANVDEEKAKELEQKMRTASFTFDDFLDQLGQVRNMGPLDELLKMMPGANKIKGLNNIQIDEKQITHVEAIIKSMTKEEKTHPEIINASRRKRIAKGSGRTVPEVNRLLKQFEDMKKMMKQMAGMQQKSKKKGGFKLPFNPF; translated from the coding sequence ATGGCATTTGAAGGATTGGCCGACCGACTGCAAAATACAATTCAGAAGATCCGCGGAAAAGGCAAAATCAATGAAGCGGATGTAAAAGAAATGATGCGTGAAGTCCGTCTCGCCCTTTTGGAAGCGGACGTAAACTTCAAAGTCGTCAAAGAGTTTGTCAAAAAAGTCAGCGAACGCGCTGTCGGGCAGGAAGTATTAAAGAGCCTGACGCCAGGACAGCAGGTAATTAAGGTTGTTAAAGAAGAATTAACGGAACTGATGGGCGGAGAGCAAAGCAAAATTGCTGTCTCCAATCGCCCGCCGACAGTCATTATGATGGTCGGTCTTCAGGGTGCCGGTAAAACGACTACAACCGGAAAGCTTGCAAACCTGCTCCGCAAAAAGTATAACCGCAATCCGATGCTGGTTGCTGCAGATATTTACCGCCCTGCGGCGATTAAACAGCTCGAAACGCTTGGCAAACAGCTTAATATGCCGGTCTTCTCCCTTGGTGATCAAGTCAGTCCTGTTGAAATTGCAAAACAGGCAATCGCAAAGGCAAAAGAGGATCATCATGATTATGTTCTGATCGATACAGCAGGAAGACTGCATGTGGATGAAGCCTTAATGGATGAGCTAAAGCAAATCAAAGAGCTTTCCGATCCAGATGAAATTTTCCTTGTTGTAGACGCCATGACCGGTCAAGATGCGGTTAACGTAGCGCAAAGCTTCAATGATCTGCTGGGTCTTACTGGGGTTGTCCTGACGAAGCTGGATGGCGATACCCGAGGCGGTGCGGCTCTATCCATTAGATCCGTAACAAATACGCCGATTAAATTCGTCGGTCTTGGCGAAAAGCTGGATGCGCTTGAAGCGTTCCATCCAGAACGGATGGCATCCCGTATATTAGGTATGGGAGATGTCCTATCCCTAATTGAAAAAGCACAGGCTAATGTGGATGAAGAAAAGGCAAAAGAGCTTGAGCAGAAGATGCGCACTGCTTCCTTCACATTTGACGACTTTTTGGATCAGCTTGGACAGGTCCGCAATATGGGGCCTCTTGACGAGCTTCTGAAAATGATGCCTGGCGCCAACAAAATCAAAGGCTTGAATAATATCCAAATCGACGAGAAGCAAATCACTCACGTTGAAGCGATTATTAAATCGATGACAAAGGAAGAGAAAACTCATCCGGAAATCATCAATGCAAGCCGCCGCAAACGGATTGCCAAGGGAAGCGGAAGAACCGTGCCTGAAGTCAACCGTCTGCTGAAGCAATTTGAAGACATGAAAAAGATGATGAAGCAAATGGCTGGCATGCAGCAAAAAAGTAAGAAAAAAGGCGGGTTTAAGCTTCCTTTTAACCCTTTTTAG
- a CDS encoding putative DNA-binding protein: MLEKTTRMNYLYDFYQSLLTPKQRSYMSLYYLDDFSLGEIAEEYDVSRQAVYDNIKRTEAMLEEYEEKLLLFHKFQERSKLIAEIKEMLKEGSPSRDALEEAVAELEKLD, encoded by the coding sequence ATGCTCGAAAAAACAACGAGGATGAACTACCTTTATGATTTCTATCAGTCGTTGTTAACTCCTAAGCAGAGAAGCTATATGTCCCTGTACTACCTGGATGATTTTTCGCTTGGAGAGATTGCCGAGGAATATGATGTTAGCCGGCAAGCGGTATATGACAACATTAAAAGAACAGAAGCAATGCTTGAAGAGTATGAAGAAAAGCTATTATTATTTCATAAATTTCAAGAGCGCAGCAAGCTGATTGCAGAAATAAAAGAGATGCTCAAGGAAGGCTCCCCTTCCCGAGATGCATTGGAAGAAGCAGTGGCAGAGCTTGAGAAATTAGATTAG
- a CDS encoding VWA domain-containing protein: MGIEVKYPFLFLLLIPAVIMVFLYIRNHRKKGKEKYWIAILRLVIFSLLIFALTVPQVVLPVKGQTVVFLADRSASIGPNEEALSWIENSASHRKSEDQFTVAAFGKNVVLEQNLGRNREAITEFNGKADDSQTNLEAGLQFAASLIPRDSSGRIVLMTDGNETAGKSLEAASVLKNRSIEIDYVPLRTAAGDDVSISELKMPPSLYLGEEAPITIEVTSNVAKEADIRLSVNHKEVLKETIQVNEGKNVYTFTHKADTAGLTVYKAEIAADQDAFSENNTLHSVVNVKGTPKVLIVQGKDSGDIANLLKGSGLETDTVLPEELPTVLSGYLQYQSIIFNNVPATVISEHQMTLMEKAVKEFGTGFIMFGGEESFGLGGYFKTPIEKLLPVDMDIKGKKEMPSLGLVLVMDRSGSMAGNKIELAKEAAARSVELLREEDTIGFIAFDDRPWEILETEPLKDKKKAIEKIRSITPGGGTEIFTSLEQAYSELEELQLQRKHIILLTDGQSATNGDYELLIESGKEKNITLSTVALGQDADRGLLEDLAGMGSGRFYDVIDSSVIPSILSRETVMATRTYIEDNPFYPSVQPYPEWSSLFEKGVPEMNAYIAATAKPRAQVPLLSEKEDPVLAEWQYGMGRAAAFTSDSSGKWSGDWARWEKWPSFINQLVTKTLPQYESEPYRVAVENKDGNTVLSLESAASKSLPIEASIVSETGDQIEANIRLTAPGKYEASMPESAGMYFLNIKQTDQNGNIQVHQTGFTIPYSEEYLQKGTNKEHLESLSKMTGGKELKSGEEAFRSLKKPASTKQPISEWLLLAAFLIFFSEIAVRRFGLTALAARILKKNSKKKEKPEEPMKIQNLKASREKQSPSVQMPVKLQRETSVKETPEKTKEKKKPNRPKPAAEPSPKEREERMKRLLDAKNRKNK; encoded by the coding sequence GTGGGCATAGAGGTTAAATATCCCTTCCTGTTTCTGCTCCTGATTCCTGCTGTCATAATGGTCTTTTTGTATATTCGAAATCACAGGAAGAAAGGAAAAGAAAAATATTGGATTGCTATTCTGAGGCTGGTCATTTTCTCATTATTAATTTTTGCACTGACAGTTCCCCAGGTGGTCCTTCCGGTTAAGGGACAGACCGTCGTATTTCTGGCCGACCGGTCTGCAAGCATTGGCCCAAATGAGGAGGCACTCTCCTGGATAGAAAACAGTGCCAGCCACAGGAAAAGTGAGGATCAATTTACGGTGGCAGCTTTTGGCAAGAATGTAGTGCTTGAACAGAATTTGGGCAGGAACCGTGAAGCTATTACCGAATTTAACGGGAAAGCAGACGATTCTCAAACGAATCTGGAAGCAGGTCTGCAATTTGCCGCTTCACTCATTCCGAGGGATTCTTCTGGCAGAATTGTCTTGATGACGGACGGAAATGAAACGGCAGGCAAAAGCCTGGAGGCTGCCTCAGTTTTAAAGAATCGAAGTATCGAGATTGACTATGTACCATTAAGAACAGCAGCAGGTGACGATGTATCAATTTCAGAATTAAAGATGCCTCCATCACTTTATTTAGGAGAAGAGGCTCCGATTACAATAGAAGTTACCAGCAATGTTGCCAAAGAAGCTGATATCAGATTATCTGTAAACCATAAAGAGGTTTTAAAGGAAACCATTCAAGTGAATGAAGGGAAAAATGTATATACCTTTACTCACAAAGCAGATACAGCAGGGTTAACCGTATATAAAGCAGAGATAGCTGCTGACCAGGACGCCTTCTCTGAAAACAATACACTGCACTCGGTTGTAAATGTTAAGGGAACCCCTAAGGTGCTGATCGTACAAGGGAAGGACTCGGGTGATATTGCGAATCTGTTAAAAGGTTCAGGCCTCGAGACAGACACGGTTCTTCCAGAGGAGCTTCCAACCGTTCTCTCAGGATATTTGCAATATCAGTCGATTATTTTTAATAATGTTCCTGCAACAGTTATTTCAGAGCATCAAATGACGTTGATGGAGAAGGCAGTTAAGGAATTCGGCACCGGTTTTATTATGTTTGGCGGTGAAGAAAGCTTCGGGCTGGGGGGCTATTTTAAAACTCCGATTGAGAAATTGCTGCCGGTGGATATGGATATCAAGGGCAAGAAAGAAATGCCTTCCTTAGGCCTGGTATTAGTTATGGACCGTTCTGGAAGCATGGCCGGGAATAAAATTGAATTGGCGAAAGAGGCGGCTGCCCGTTCAGTGGAGCTGCTGCGTGAAGAAGATACAATCGGATTCATTGCATTTGATGACCGGCCATGGGAAATCCTTGAAACCGAGCCTCTCAAGGATAAAAAGAAGGCAATTGAAAAAATCAGATCTATTACACCAGGCGGGGGGACAGAAATTTTTACTTCTCTGGAACAAGCATACAGTGAGCTTGAAGAATTGCAGCTTCAGAGAAAGCATATTATTTTGCTGACAGATGGCCAATCTGCCACAAATGGAGACTATGAGCTTTTAATCGAAAGCGGGAAAGAGAAGAATATCACTCTATCAACTGTCGCACTTGGTCAGGATGCTGATAGAGGACTGCTTGAAGATCTTGCGGGAATGGGGTCAGGGCGTTTTTACGATGTTATAGACTCTTCCGTCATTCCGAGCATATTATCACGCGAAACGGTAATGGCTACGAGAACCTATATCGAAGACAATCCATTTTATCCAAGTGTCCAGCCCTACCCTGAATGGTCCTCACTCTTTGAAAAAGGTGTCCCAGAAATGAATGCCTATATAGCTGCTACGGCCAAGCCGCGAGCGCAGGTGCCGCTGTTAAGTGAAAAAGAAGATCCTGTACTTGCTGAATGGCAATACGGAATGGGGCGGGCAGCTGCCTTTACATCCGACTCCTCAGGCAAATGGTCAGGAGATTGGGCCCGATGGGAAAAGTGGCCATCATTTATTAATCAGCTTGTCACCAAAACCCTGCCGCAATATGAAAGTGAACCATACAGGGTTGCTGTTGAGAATAAGGATGGCAATACAGTGCTCAGCCTGGAGTCTGCGGCAAGCAAGTCTTTGCCCATTGAGGCATCTATCGTGTCGGAAACGGGCGATCAGATAGAAGCCAATATAAGGCTCACTGCTCCAGGTAAATATGAGGCGTCAATGCCTGAAAGTGCGGGAATGTATTTTTTAAATATTAAACAGACAGATCAAAATGGGAATATACAGGTTCATCAGACTGGATTTACTATTCCCTATTCAGAAGAGTATCTGCAAAAGGGAACAAATAAGGAGCATTTGGAGTCACTCTCAAAAATGACTGGCGGCAAGGAGCTGAAAAGCGGAGAAGAAGCTTTCAGATCGCTGAAAAAACCAGCCAGCACCAAACAGCCGATCAGCGAATGGCTTCTTCTCGCTGCATTCCTGATCTTTTTTTCAGAAATCGCGGTAAGGCGCTTTGGCTTAACTGCTCTCGCAGCGAGAATTTTGAAGAAAAACAGCAAGAAAAAGGAAAAGCCAGAGGAGCCTATGAAAATTCAAAACCTTAAAGCTTCCAGGGAAAAACAATCTCCTTCCGTGCAGATGCCCGTTAAACTTCAAAGGGAAACTTCTGTAAAAGAAACACCGGAAAAAACAAAAGAAAAGAAAAAACCAAACCGGCCAAAACCAGCAGCAGAACCCTCGCCGAAAGAAAGAGAAGAGCGCATGAAAAGGCTGCTGGATGCAAAAAATAGGAAAAATAAGTAA
- a CDS encoding VWA domain-containing protein, protein MQFLNPIYFILAIFIGAVILFYFFRKQYMEKTISSNLLWEQVLNEWQASPWLKKLQQNLLFWLQLLALILLMLALVRPFWLEDSLKGEHLIIIIDPSASMSAEHGGKSRFEIAKEEILDLAAKLNGQQVTLIKAGEKNEILLSREDDPNAIRRTVDGLKLTYEHENMDKALLLAGSLSSGKDTALHIFSDSAVKNDLMEELAGLYTVVHNIGEDAGNVSLQSFGTASAGDGISAIAVIENQSSGNIETGFTVQFEDEVLFEQNLSLKANEQTTVQIKNLPEKPYYEASISINDGYSADNFAASIYTDPKPKVYTMGDINPFAVKGFQTIGAELLQTDPAALKGFEMKGVVVAEGSTISELPELPMIFFNTGKEKTKLKEAISGDEDLLFEYTDFDRVYISSASAALKGEWETVLKSGDIPLIQKGMQNGQPIIIVNFDLSDTDWPLLPGFPIFLYNSYQWLSQQTDFLGYFSAGEERWINIGRGNGSWEIFNNKDENLYSLDLNKENFKAPVIPGTYQAVSGNQIYYFSVLLDEREKNAGIEESFILNEESSEKNSMIQRPNESLWFWLALIAFILIAIEWEVYRRGHRG, encoded by the coding sequence ATGCAATTCTTAAATCCTATCTATTTTATTTTAGCCATTTTTATAGGAGCAGTTATCCTATTTTATTTCTTTCGTAAGCAGTACATGGAAAAGACCATTTCATCCAATCTGCTCTGGGAGCAGGTTCTGAACGAATGGCAGGCCTCCCCTTGGCTGAAAAAGCTACAGCAGAATCTATTATTTTGGCTGCAATTATTGGCTCTGATCCTATTGATGCTGGCCCTTGTGCGCCCATTTTGGCTTGAAGACTCTTTAAAAGGGGAACATTTAATCATCATTATAGACCCATCCGCCTCTATGTCGGCTGAACACGGAGGAAAGAGCCGTTTTGAAATCGCAAAAGAGGAAATCCTTGACCTTGCCGCCAAGCTTAATGGCCAGCAGGTAACCTTGATTAAAGCAGGAGAGAAAAATGAGATCCTATTAAGCCGTGAAGATGATCCAAATGCCATTCGCAGAACCGTTGATGGGCTGAAACTTACTTATGAACATGAAAATATGGATAAAGCCCTCTTATTGGCAGGTTCCTTATCTTCAGGAAAAGACACAGCCCTTCATATTTTTTCAGATTCGGCTGTAAAAAATGATTTAATGGAGGAACTGGCTGGCCTATACACTGTTGTACATAATATTGGAGAGGATGCAGGGAATGTCTCGCTGCAATCGTTTGGAACAGCTTCAGCTGGTGATGGTATCTCAGCCATTGCGGTGATAGAAAACCAGTCTTCCGGAAATATAGAAACAGGTTTTACCGTCCAATTTGAGGATGAAGTCTTATTTGAGCAAAATTTATCATTGAAAGCAAATGAACAAACAACCGTACAGATTAAAAACCTGCCTGAAAAACCTTATTATGAGGCATCCATTTCCATTAATGACGGCTACAGTGCAGATAATTTCGCTGCCTCTATTTACACAGACCCAAAACCAAAGGTTTACACTATGGGGGATATAAATCCGTTTGCAGTGAAGGGCTTTCAAACCATAGGAGCCGAATTGCTGCAGACAGATCCCGCTGCTCTTAAAGGTTTTGAAATGAAGGGTGTGGTTGTAGCAGAAGGAAGCACAATATCGGAACTTCCAGAGCTGCCAATGATCTTTTTTAACACAGGCAAGGAAAAAACAAAACTTAAAGAGGCAATTTCGGGGGATGAGGATCTTTTATTTGAATATACAGACTTTGACCGTGTGTATATCAGTTCCGCTTCCGCTGCATTGAAAGGAGAATGGGAAACTGTTTTGAAAAGTGGGGACATTCCTTTAATCCAGAAGGGAATGCAGAATGGACAGCCAATTATTATTGTCAATTTCGATCTATCCGACACAGATTGGCCACTCCTGCCAGGTTTTCCGATCTTTTTGTATAACTCTTACCAGTGGTTATCCCAGCAAACAGATTTCCTCGGATATTTCAGTGCCGGAGAAGAAAGATGGATAAATATTGGCAGAGGAAATGGAAGCTGGGAGATTTTCAATAATAAAGACGAAAATCTATACTCCCTTGATCTAAACAAAGAAAACTTTAAAGCTCCTGTGATTCCAGGGACTTACCAGGCGGTATCAGGGAATCAAATATATTATTTTTCTGTCCTATTGGATGAAAGGGAGAAAAATGCAGGAATAGAAGAATCTTTCATATTGAATGAAGAATCTTCTGAAAAAAACAGCATGATCCAAAGGCCGAACGAAAGCCTCTGGTTCTGGCTGGCGTTAATTGCTTTTATACTGATTGCTATCGAATGGGAGGTATATCGCCGTGGGCATAGAGGTTAA